A DNA window from Hymenobacter aquaticus contains the following coding sequences:
- a CDS encoding COX15/CtaA family protein codes for MTVPAFVRRFRLIGIVTVVAVYVLILVGGIVRSTGSGMGCPDWPKCFGTWIPPTQASQLPANYKEIYTAQRVAKNQKLAKTLQRLGFRQVASEIFAHPTQYIETDFNVTKTWIEYVNRLVGALIGVFVFLTVVFALPYWRRDRPVFWLAFWSFLLTGVQGYLGSLVVSTNLLPVMVTIHMGLALVIVAMLIYAVIRSQRETTNPETVPATPSLAPWLWLITLLTFVQIVLGTQVREEVDMVAFAANYLNRADWIDHLGSIFKLHRSFSALLLLLNAYVAFRLYRLPSGQLQRMALVNIGLIGLEILAGITLAYFALPALVQPIHLTLATVLFGTQFLTIVLYGRATKFKRQAAYPGVVA; via the coding sequence ATGACAGTACCCGCGTTTGTACGCCGCTTCCGCCTGATCGGCATCGTGACCGTAGTGGCGGTATATGTTCTGATTCTGGTCGGTGGCATCGTGCGCAGCACGGGCTCCGGCATGGGTTGCCCCGACTGGCCCAAATGCTTCGGTACTTGGATACCGCCCACGCAGGCTAGCCAGCTGCCCGCCAATTACAAGGAAATCTACACGGCCCAGCGCGTGGCCAAAAACCAGAAGCTGGCGAAGACCCTGCAACGGCTGGGTTTCCGGCAGGTAGCCAGTGAGATTTTCGCCCACCCGACCCAGTACATCGAAACCGACTTCAACGTCACCAAAACCTGGATTGAATACGTCAACCGGCTGGTGGGCGCCTTGATTGGCGTGTTCGTGTTCCTGACCGTCGTGTTTGCCCTGCCGTACTGGCGTCGCGACCGGCCAGTGTTCTGGCTGGCTTTCTGGTCGTTTCTGCTGACCGGCGTGCAGGGCTACCTGGGCTCTTTGGTCGTATCGACCAACCTGCTGCCCGTGATGGTGACCATTCACATGGGCCTGGCTCTGGTAATTGTGGCCATGCTGATCTACGCGGTGATTCGCTCCCAGCGCGAGACGACCAATCCGGAGACTGTGCCCGCAACGCCTAGCCTGGCACCGTGGCTGTGGCTGATTACACTGCTGACCTTCGTGCAGATTGTATTAGGCACGCAGGTGCGGGAGGAGGTCGACATGGTAGCATTTGCGGCCAACTACCTCAACCGCGCGGACTGGATTGACCATTTGGGTAGCATCTTCAAGCTTCACCGTTCCTTTTCGGCTTTACTGCTGCTGCTCAACGCGTACGTGGCCTTCCGGCTGTACCGGCTGCCGTCGGGACAACTGCAGCGCATGGCCTTGGTAAACATTGGGCTGATTGGGCTGGAAATCCTGGCGGGCATCACGCTGGCCTATTTTGCCTTGCCGGCGCTGGTGCAGCCAATTCACCTGACGCTGGCTACGGTGCTGTTCGGAACCCAGTTTCTGACCATCGTTTTGTATGGTCGGGCAACGAAATTCAAGCGGCAGGCCGCTTATCCGGGCGTTGTTGCGTAA
- the cyoE gene encoding heme o synthase, with the protein MTKAKAYFQLIKFRLALTVAFSSAIGYLLGAQEFDWSRALLVLLGGLAVTGSANTINQIHEIELDKLMKRTAKRPLPTGALSAAEAWVFAIIMGVAGLFILGYFFNTLAAALSLLSLILYGFVYTPLKTISPICVAVGAIPGGMPPLLGWVAATGVLGTEAWVLFGIQFMWQFPHFWAIAWVLDEDYKKAGFKMLPTPGGKDLRTAFQIMTYTLLLIPLSLLPLQLGMAGKTSALIAVVCGVLFLMQTFYLMRTCSKKAAMRIMFGSFLYLPIVQIALVFDKI; encoded by the coding sequence ATGACGAAAGCCAAGGCCTATTTCCAGTTAATCAAATTCCGACTGGCATTGACGGTGGCCTTTTCCAGCGCCATCGGCTATTTGCTGGGCGCCCAGGAATTTGATTGGAGCCGGGCATTACTGGTGCTGTTGGGCGGTCTGGCCGTCACAGGCTCGGCCAATACCATCAACCAGATCCACGAAATCGAGCTGGACAAGCTCATGAAGCGCACGGCCAAGCGGCCGTTGCCCACGGGCGCGCTGAGTGCGGCTGAAGCCTGGGTGTTTGCCATCATCATGGGCGTCGCCGGGCTGTTCATTCTCGGGTACTTTTTCAATACGCTGGCGGCGGCGCTGTCCCTGCTGTCCCTGATTCTGTACGGGTTTGTATATACCCCGCTCAAGACCATTTCCCCCATTTGCGTGGCCGTAGGGGCTATTCCGGGGGGCATGCCTCCCTTGCTGGGCTGGGTAGCCGCCACGGGCGTATTGGGCACCGAGGCCTGGGTGCTGTTTGGTATTCAATTCATGTGGCAGTTTCCGCACTTTTGGGCCATTGCCTGGGTTTTGGATGAGGACTACAAGAAGGCCGGCTTCAAGATGCTGCCCACGCCGGGCGGCAAGGATTTGCGGACGGCTTTCCAGATCATGACCTACACGCTGCTGCTGATTCCGCTGAGTCTGCTGCCGCTGCAGCTGGGCATGGCCGGCAAAACCTCGGCGCTGATTGCCGTGGTCTGCGGGGTGCTGTTTTTGATGCAGACCTTTTACCTGATGCGCACCTGCTCCAAGAAGGCGGCCATGCGCATCATGTTCGGGTCGTTTCTGTACCTGCCAATCGTGCAGATTGCGCTGGTTTTTGACAAAATTTAA
- a CDS encoding cytochrome c oxidase subunit 3 translates to MATSEILQDKEAGTGMHPKRLLLLLMMISITMIFAAYTSAYIVRREEGNWLEFDLPGGLLYTSVIITLSSLTMQWAWFSARKDEVRRAQIGIALTLILGIVFLVGQWNVWGDLVANKIHFGGVDANPSGSFLYVLTGVHAFHLITGLIFLVVVLRRSLNYQVHSRQMLSIGNATIYWHFLGALWLYLYLFLLLNH, encoded by the coding sequence ATGGCAACTTCCGAAATATTGCAAGACAAAGAAGCCGGCACGGGGATGCACCCCAAACGGCTCTTACTGCTGCTGATGATGATCAGCATCACCATGATTTTTGCCGCCTACACCAGCGCCTACATCGTGCGGCGGGAGGAAGGCAACTGGCTGGAATTTGACCTGCCCGGTGGCCTGCTCTATACCAGTGTTATTATTACCCTGAGCAGCCTTACCATGCAGTGGGCGTGGTTTTCGGCCCGCAAAGACGAAGTGCGGCGCGCGCAAATCGGTATTGCTCTGACGCTTATCCTGGGCATCGTATTTCTGGTGGGCCAGTGGAACGTCTGGGGCGACCTGGTAGCCAACAAAATTCACTTTGGCGGCGTTGATGCTAATCCGTCGGGCTCCTTTCTGTACGTATTGACCGGCGTGCACGCTTTTCACCTGATTACGGGCCTCATCTTTTTGGTCGTCGTCTTGCGTAGAAGCCTGAACTATCAGGTGCATTCCCGCCAGATGCTCTCCATTGGCAATGCGACAATCTACTGGCACTTCCTCGGCGCGCTTTGGTTGTACCTGTATTTGTTCCTACTTTTGAACCACTGA